The DNA window AGGATGTCTCATGGGAGGAGGCTTTCAAGAGATACAACTATTATATTCAGCATGGGCCCACTCCTTTTGCGTTTGACTTTAAGCACGCATTTGATGAAAAAGGGGAGACGTGCATGGTTAAATAGCAGGGTCTCTTGTTTATTGATAAATATTTTTTATTGGATTATTTAATGTTATTCCATCATTTGCATGGATGGCTAAGGGGGGGTATTTGAAGATCTTTGAGTTGCTAGACGGCTCTTTTTTCTTGCTCAGCTAAAGGGGCAAGTTAGTTTAACAAGGAAATACAGCACCATTGTAGAATGTTCATTTAAAAATCCTAGCAGTTGACGGTGTTAATTAGTCGGCTCTGACCAGGTTTATGTCAGAAGGGTAGGGTTAAATAAAATACATAAAAAAGCAGATGTTCTTTAAGAAGAAACATCTGCTTTTTCATATTTATTAAAAGAATTTCTTTTTCCAGAAAACAATTGTTGTAATACCTGACAAAATAAAAGAAATGCCAATTGCAACCCAAAATGCATATGGGTATTCTTGAAAAGGAATGGGAACGTTCATACCATAAAAACTTGCAACCATTGTAGGTAAAGCCATGACAAGAGTAATAGATGTCAAAAATTTCATTACAATATTTACATTATTTGATATGACTGATGCGAAAGCATCCATCATACCACTTAAAATTGTAGTATGTGTTTCAGCCATTTCAATTGCTTGTTGATTTTCTATAATTACATCTTCTAACAATTCTTGGTCATCTTCATACATTTTCAAGGAATTAGTTTTTAACATTTTTTGCATAACAATGTTGTTAGATTTTAAAGAAGTTGTAAAATAAACCAAACTTTTCTCTAAATTCAGCAATGAAAAGAGTTCTTTATTTTTCATCGATTTATGCAGTTTTTTTTCAATTGCGTCTGTTTGTTTGCTAATTTGTTTTAGATACTTGAGAAAAGAAGTTGCCATTAAATATAGGATTTGGAGCGAAAATCTTGTTTTTTTGTATGTGAAAAAATTTTTTACTTGATTCTGTGAAAAAACGTGGAAAATTGGGTTATCTTTCAAACAAACGGTAACAAAGCAATTTTTAGTTATAATCATTCCTAATGGAATCGTATCATAAATAAGATTGTCATTTTCATCTTTAGATACCAACGGAATATTAACGATGATTAGAACATTGTCATCGTCTTTTTCAATTCTTGAACGTTCCTCTTCGTCTAATGGGTCCTTTAAAAATTCAAACGGAATTTGCAATATATTTGCTACATTACTAATTTCTTGTTCGGTAGGCGAGATCAAATTAACCCAGCATCCGTCTTTAATTTCAGTTGTTTCTTGAAGAACTCCATGTTCATTTGATAAATAAATCTTTAACATTGTTAAAACCTCCTCATTTTTGCGAGGAAGTCAAAAATGATCCTATCGTACATAAAGAATTGAATTTTTATCAGTATTCAACATTCTAAGGAATGGTTCGTTAATGACTTCCCCCTTGCTGGAACTGGGTTCGGGTTCGTTGCAACTTCGACTACTCAAAAAAATTCAACTCCTTATCATTAAATAAATTAAATGCCTTTAATATCATACTCTTACAGCACTTGCTTGTAAATGAATATAAAAAATCCCTCAAGGCTCACTTTAGTCGTTGTTGAAATTTCAACTAACTTGTGCTTTAGCAGAACAGGGCTGTCAAAAGGGGGGGCCTTGGTGAAGTAGGCCTTCATGAATGGCTAACGGGGCAGGCTAATGAAATAAATATTTTCCCAAACACACAAAGGAACGTTTGTTCGTGTTACAATTATCCTTGATAGGGGCTATTTAGGGGGATAGATATGCAATTAAAAAACATCAACATGGAAGAACGAATGAAACATTATAATGTGCCTGGCTTAAGTATAGTATTGATTGGGAACGGTCAAATCATCGGAACGGAAAATTATGGCTTATTAGAAGTAGAATGTGATAAGAAAGTAAATGATAATTCTACTTTTAGTGCGTGTTCAATTAGCAAGTTCTTAACAGGAATGCTTGCTATGAAGGTAATAAAGGAAGGACTTCTTGATTTAGATGATGATGTAAACGAAAGGCTTGTATCGTGGAAAGTTCCTGAAAATGATTATACTAAAAATAAAAAAGTTACTTTGAGAAATTTATTAAGTCATCAATCTGGAATTAAAGACCCTGAAGGTAGTTTTTCTGAATTGAATTCGAAAAAAAGGATTCCTTCGATGGTTGATTTATTGGAGGGGGAAACCTCTTATTGTAAAGTTCCTATTGAAGTGGAGTGTGAACCAGATAGTGAATTCCATTATTCTGATGCAGGTTTTTGTATCATTCAGCAACTGATAGAAGATGTTACTGAAAAACCATTTCATTTAGTTATGAATGAGCAAATATTTGAATCATTAGAAATAGAAAATAGCCAATTAAATACAAGGTTATTGAAAATGGATAGGGAAAATTTTTCTTGTGGTCATAATAAAAATGGTGAATTAGTAGATGGAAAATATCCAATCTATCCTTATCCAGCAGCTTCTGGACTATGGACAACTTCTTTAGATTTAGCTGAATTAGTTCTTGAGTTGATAAATGCTTTGAAAGGAGAAAGCAAGGTTGGCATTTCGGAAAGTTTAGCGAAAGAAATGATAACTTCACAAAGTGGTAAGAGTTGGACTGGGTTAGGTGTGTTTCTTGAAGGCTCTGAAAAAGAACTAGAAATTACATCACTCGGTTGGGGAGTAGGGTTTCAATGTATGATGGTAGTGTTTCCGTATTTAGAAAAAGGTGCAATCATTATGGCAAATGCAGAATTAGGTGTTCATCAAATGAAAGGGATTATAGGAGAAATATATAAATTTCTTATGTCTTAAAAAGCATTATTTTAAGGGGGAGAGATTGAGATGCTGATAGCCTTAGCAAATACAACTCATATATCTGAAGTTGTGACTTTCTTCAACGAATATTTAGAACGTAATAATAGTGCGGTTTATTCTGAAGAGTTTTTATGTCCTCTTGGAATTAAAGCTGCGATTAGGAGAAAACAAATGATAGTAGCGATAATCGATGGTCAAGTAATAGGAGCTTTTCGATTTTACAGAAAAAAAACAACCAATAGCATTTCGCTATATCAATTTGCTATAAATGAGGTTTATCGTGGTCAAGGGTTGTTAAAAAAGATGTTAAAAACAATAAATGACCTTCCAATCCTTGCTTTATGTCCGTTAGAATCAGAATTTAATGAATACTTTTACAAGTCAGGTTGGCATCTACAAGAACAAAGTGAAGAGTTTAAAAGATGGGTTTTTAATCACTCTAATTAAATTTTGTGAACTTCTTCACTTAATGACGGGGGCTTAACTTGAAGATCATTGAGCTGTCTCGACAGCTCTTTTTTCTTATTCAACTACCATGGAAGAACGTAATTTTCTTGCATATTCTGTGGTGAAGTAGGGCTTCATGGGTGGCTAAATGGTCAAGGGTCTGGTTAGTTGGAGAATGAAAGGAGATGATAAAAGTGAATGAATTTGTAATTGGAGGCAAACAAGGATTCATACGAATAGAAATCATAGAAGTTATTGGCTTTCCTAATGAAACAAGTTTTAAGGGTGGATACGAGGTTAAAGGAAAGATTGATATTAAATGTGGAAACTATTTTGTGAAAGATGCAGAATTATGGCTTTCTACTGGTCAGATATATGAGTTTTTTATTGAACTTCAGAAATGTTATAGACAATTAAATGGTATTGTGAATTTTGCCCCAGAATCTAACCTTAAATTTGAAATGTATTTCAATAAGTTAGGGCAAGTTACTATACAAGGATATTTCCAAGAGTTATTGAGTGAAGAAAATATTTTACATTTTGAATTTGAAAGTGAACAAAGCTATTTGTTCTCAACATTAGAAGAGTTACAAAAAATAGCTGTCCATTATGGCGGTTTAGAAGGTATAAAGAAATAGCTGGTTCTTCTTGTACTACCGGGGCAGGTAAGTGGGTGAATAGATGTTATTATTAGTATTAGAAAACTAAAAGTGAGGGGAATAGAAATGACTGATTGTTGTGCTACAAAAGAACAAATTATTGAAAGTAATGGTTCCGATTTATGCCCTTCTTGTAATAATAAAGGGAAAAAGTTGAAAATTATTACATTGAAATCAATGCTAAAACCATCAGTTTTAGATTCTTCGAATCCAAATTTGACTCATTACTTTTGTTCCACGAAAGATTGTGGTGTTGTCTATTTTGATACAGAGGAAGAATCTTACCTTACGTCAGATGTAAAGGTATCTGTACATCAAAAAGATGATTCTTCCACAGTCCCAATTTGCTATTGTTTTGGTTGGACAAAAGAGAAAATTCGGGAATATGAAGAACAAGAAATTTCTCCTAAACCTTTAGAACACATTAAAGAAAATGTAAAAGCTAACAGATGTGGGTGTGAGGTAAATAATCCTCAAGGTAGTTGCTGTATGGGAAATGTTTTACTATTTACAAAAAGTCTTTAAATTGCTTATAAAGGAAGAACCGAATACAATGTCACAGAACAGTGGATTTTTATACAAAAAGGAAATCTTAAATGCATTCCTTTTATGAATCCAAAGGTTTTTCTGAAATTAGCAGTGGGTTACTAAACAAAAAATAAAAATATTAATTTATATTAATGAATAAAATAAAGATCACCTTTTCATTTTTTTGAAGAGGTGATTTTTAGGATTGATTCTGTAGAATTTATAAAACTCTTATTACTTCTTTATACATTCACTTAGTCAATTAATACACACTTAATATTTTATTCAATGGGTAACATGAGACGAAATATAGTTTCATGCTGTGAGGTTGATAATAAGAACAATTCACAATTATTAGCTTCAGCAAGTAATCGACTTAAAGGTAATCCAAGCCCTAATCCTTGCTTCTTCTTTCTTTTACTGTCTCCTCGATAATATCGTTCAAAAATATAAGGAATTTCTTGTTCTGCAATACCTTTA is part of the Psychrobacillus sp. FSL H8-0483 genome and encodes:
- a CDS encoding magnesium transporter CorA family protein, which produces MLKIYLSNEHGVLQETTEIKDGCWVNLISPTEQEISNVANILQIPFEFLKDPLDEEERSRIEKDDDNVLIIVNIPLVSKDENDNLIYDTIPLGMIITKNCFVTVCLKDNPIFHVFSQNQVKNFFTYKKTRFSLQILYLMATSFLKYLKQISKQTDAIEKKLHKSMKNKELFSLLNLEKSLVYFTTSLKSNNIVMQKMLKTNSLKMYEDDQELLEDVIIENQQAIEMAETHTTILSGMMDAFASVISNNVNIVMKFLTSITLVMALPTMVASFYGMNVPIPFQEYPYAFWVAIGISFILSGITTIVFWKKKFF
- a CDS encoding serine hydrolase domain-containing protein; translated protein: MQLKNINMEERMKHYNVPGLSIVLIGNGQIIGTENYGLLEVECDKKVNDNSTFSACSISKFLTGMLAMKVIKEGLLDLDDDVNERLVSWKVPENDYTKNKKVTLRNLLSHQSGIKDPEGSFSELNSKKRIPSMVDLLEGETSYCKVPIEVECEPDSEFHYSDAGFCIIQQLIEDVTEKPFHLVMNEQIFESLEIENSQLNTRLLKMDRENFSCGHNKNGELVDGKYPIYPYPAASGLWTTSLDLAELVLELINALKGESKVGISESLAKEMITSQSGKSWTGLGVFLEGSEKELEITSLGWGVGFQCMMVVFPYLEKGAIIMANAELGVHQMKGIIGEIYKFLMS
- a CDS encoding GNAT family N-acetyltransferase yields the protein MLIALANTTHISEVVTFFNEYLERNNSAVYSEEFLCPLGIKAAIRRKQMIVAIIDGQVIGAFRFYRKKTTNSISLYQFAINEVYRGQGLLKKMLKTINDLPILALCPLESEFNEYFYKSGWHLQEQSEEFKRWVFNHSN
- a CDS encoding (2Fe-2S)-binding protein codes for the protein MTDCCATKEQIIESNGSDLCPSCNNKGKKLKIITLKSMLKPSVLDSSNPNLTHYFCSTKDCGVVYFDTEEESYLTSDVKVSVHQKDDSSTVPICYCFGWTKEKIREYEEQEISPKPLEHIKENVKANRCGCEVNNPQGSCCMGNVLLFTKSL